From Budorcas taxicolor isolate Tak-1 chromosome 19, Takin1.1, whole genome shotgun sequence, the proteins below share one genomic window:
- the LOC128064505 gene encoding 40S ribosomal protein S24-like, protein MNDTVTIRTRKFMTNRLLQRKQMVIDVLHPGKATVPKTEIREKLAKMYKTTPDVIFVFGFRTHFGGGKTTGFGMIYNSLDYAKKNEPKHRLARHGLYEKKKTSRKQRKERKNRMKKVRGTAKANVGAGKKKE, encoded by the coding sequence ATGAACGACACAGTAACTATCCGGACTAGGAAGTTCATGACCAACCGACTGCTTCAGCGGAAACAAATGGTCATCGATGTTCTTCACCCTGGAAAGGCAACAGTACCTAAAACAGAAATTCGGGAAAAACTGGCTAAAATGTACAAGACCACACCAGATGTCATCTTTGTATTTGGATTCAGAACTCATTTTGGTGGTGGCAAGACAACTGGCTTCGGCATGATTTACAATTCCTTGGATTACGCGAAGAAGAATGAGCCCAAACATAGGCTTGCAAGACATGGCCTGtatgagaagaaaaagacctCAAGAAAACAGCGAAAGGAACGCaagaacagaatgaagaaagTCAGGGGGACTGCAAAGGCCAATGTTGGTGCTGGCAAAAAGAAGGAGTAA